The uncultured Desulfovibrio sp. DNA window AAAATGCCTACATTCCCAAGGACCTCATCGGTCCTGTGGCCGAAGTGCTGCGCTGGGTGCAGTCCCTGCGCTGACAAGGACAGAGCATGAACGAAAACGCCTCCCGCATCTTTGCCACGCTCATACGCCTGTGCGATGACCTGGCCTGGGGCCGTCCGGCCGATGAGGACGCGCTCTTTTCCCTGACCCGCAACGGCAGCTCCACGCCGGAGCTGGAGCGGCTGGCCGAAGCCTTCGGCATGATGCTTGTCAAGGTGGAGGCCAGGGAGCTTCACCGGGCGGAACTGCTGGAAAAGGTGGATCAGCTCACCCAGGAGCTGGAGCATCAGCGCCTCCGCCAGCATGAGGAAAACCAGCGCCTGGTGGAACACCTGCAACGGGAATACAATGTGCGCCGCATCATCGGGCGCTGCCCTGCCATGCGCGAGGTGGTAACCCAGGCCCTGGCCATTGCCCGGCGCCCCATCAATACCCTGATTCTCGGCCCGTCCGGCACAGGCAAGGAAATCTTTGCCAAGACCATTCACTATCATTCTCCCCGGCGCAATGCCCGCTTTGTGGCCGTCAACTGCACGGCCATTCCCGATTCCCTCTTTGAAAGCGAGATGTTCGGCATCGAAAAGGGCGTGGCCACGGGGGTAAGCGCACGGCGCGGCCTGGTGGAGGAAGCCTCCGGCGGTACCCTCTTTCTTGACGAACTGGCGGACATGTCCCTGCCCAATCAGGCCAAGCTGCTGCGCGTGCTGGAAGAACGGGAGGTGCTGCGCGTGGGCAGTACCCGGCCTGTGCCCGTGGACATCAAGATCATTGCCGCCACCAATGTAAATCTGAAGCAGGCCGTGGACGAGGGGCGCTTTCGCCAGGACCTGTACTACCGCCTCAACGTGGCCGAACTGACCCTGCCCCCCCTGCGCGAACGGGGGGACGACATCCTTCTGCTGGCCCGGCATCTGCTGGCGCAGCATGCCCGCAGCATGGAACGGGAAGCCCTCACCCTGGCGCCGGCCACGCAGCAGTGCCTGCTGGCCTATGACTGGCCCGGCAACGTGCGGGAACTGGGCAACGAAATGGAACGGGCCGCCGCGCTGACGGTGGACTCGGTCATCCGCCCTTCCGACCTTTCGCCCAAGCTCCTCGCGGCCCTGGCCGGCGGGGGCAGCATCAGCGTGGCCGCTCCGTCTCCGGCGGTGGCCGCCGCGCCGGAGGCGTCGCCCCCGTCCTTCAATCTGGAGCAGGCCGAATACCGCCTCATCGGGCAGGCGCTGGAAGCCTGCCGCGGCAACAAGAGCCGGGCGGCCGAACTGCTGGGCATCACCCGCGAGGGCCTGCGCAAGAAATTGCAGCGCCGCGAACGCACCCCCATTCATGAAGGCAGGAACAACGCATGAACGCAAGTCTTCGTCTGCGCCTGGCGCTGCTGGTCCTGGCTTCCATAGCCCTGTCCGTGGCTCTGGTGCTCTATCTCACCTGGCAGCGGGTGGGCGATGCCATGGTGGCCATGGAAGAAAAGAATTTTGCCACCCTGCTGCTGGTGGAAGAGGAGCGCCTCAATACCGCCTCGCTCACCTACCTTGCCAGCAAGGTACGCAACGTCCTCTTGCGCAAGGGGCAGCTGCGTGACGCCTCGGCGCGTGTGCAGGCTCTGGTGCAGGCCCTGCACACGCCGGCCGCAGGCAAAAACGCCTCACGGCAGCCGCAGGAGCTGCTGGACCGCATGGATGCCGCCAGTCTGGAACTGGCGGACAGCATCGACAGCATCCGCATGGAAATTCTGCCCACACGCCGCCTGCTGGCCGGGGAAACGAGCCGCCTGGGCCTGACCGCCGAGCTGCGGGATGCCAAGCAGCGCCCCATGCGTCAGATATTCGGCCGTCTGCCTGCCTACGGGGACTTTGCGGTGCTGGACCTGCCCCGCCTTGTGGCCACCGCCGGCAAGACAGAACCTGCCCGGACGGCACCCTACCGGCCTGTTCTGGCCTATTTCCTGCCGTTGGACGACGGCCCCCGGCCGGCCGGCCAGCTGCCGCAGAGCGTGCTGGTCAGCATGATTCCCCTGGATGATCTGGAAAAGATGGATGCCCAGGCCAGGGAAGCCCTGTTGCAACGCACCCGGGAAAAATTCCGGGACATGCAGCTCTATGACGGGGGCGCCATTGCCCTGCTGGATGCCGACGGTACCCTGCTGGCCTCCGGCGGCACAGGCACCCTGCCGCCGGGACTGGCCGCGGCCCGCGCCGAAGCCGGCCGCACCGGCATGAGCAGGGTCATTCTGCCTTCGGCACAGGGCGAGATGCTCTGCCTGCTGGGCAGTATCCGGACCTTTGACTGGCAGCTGGTCATGGTGGCGCCTCTTTCGGAAATCACACGGCCTTCCGATACCCTGCTGATGCTGCTGCTCGGCATCTGCCTGCCCATTGTGCTGCTGGCCGCGCTGCTGGCCCTGTACATGCTGATCCGCACGCTGCGCCCCCTGCAACTGCTGACCCGCAAGACCAGGGAGCTGGCGGAAGTGGACTTTTCCGCCCCGGATGCGCTGGACCGTCTTGAACCCCTGGTCAGCGAGGGCCTGCCCCTGGACCGCCGCGACGAGCTTGGCCAGCTGGCCCGTGCCTATGCCCGCATGGGCGGCGCCCTGGCCGTCAATATCCGCCGCCTCATGGAGACCACAGCCACCAAGGAACGCATGGAAGGGGAACTGTCCGCCGCCCGCGAAATCCAGATGGGCATTCTGCCCCCGCCTGACGGCGCGCCGGAAGTCTGCGGTTTCCGGGCATCGGCCTTTCTGGACCCGGCCAAGGAAGTGGGGGGAGACCTGTATGACTTCTTTACCACCCGTGACGGCCGCCGCGCCCTGGTGCTGGGCGATGTGTCCGGCAAGGGGGTGCCCGCGGCCCTGTTCATGTCCATGACCGTCACCCTGGTCCGCTACGCGCTGGATTCGGGGCTGGACCCGGCGGCGGCCCTGAGCCGGGTTAATGCCATGCTGGAAGCCCACAATCCCGGCAATATGTTTGTTACCCTCTTTCTGGCCCTGTACACGCCGGAAACCGGCGAACTGTGCTATGCCAACGGCGGGCACTGCCCGCCCTGCATTGTGGACGGGGCATCCGGCAAGCCGCCGCGTGTGCTGGACAAGCTGAGCGGTCCGCTGGTGGGCGTCATGCCCGACATGACATACACCCTGTTTACGGACAGGCTCGACGAGCACGAAACCTGCCTCATCTTTACCGATGGCGTGACAGAGGCCATGAACAGCCAGAAGGAACTGTTCGGCGAAGCCCGCCTCATGGACGTGCTGGCCCGGCATCGCAACGCCTCGCCGCGGGAGCTGCTGGCCTGCGTCTTTGCCGAGATTGTCCGCTTCCGTGGCAGCGAACCCCAGTCCGATGACATTACCATGCTGGCCTTCTGCCGCTCGGGACAGGAGGCGGCCCGTCCTGGCGCCTGCCCGCCTTCCCAGGAGATTGCCGTATCATGAACCATTCGTCCCTGCCCCTGGGCCGCATTGTGGCCGGCTGGCTGGCCATTCTGCTTGCCAGCCTGCTGCTCTATGACGCCCTGCTCTATTCCTCCCTGCGCAGCGAAACCCGGCACAATGCCGTGGCATCGGCTTCCGTGGCCGCGGCCAGTCTCAAAAGCAGAATGACCATGGGCGTCCGCTTCGGGAAAAAGCTGGAAACCTACCGCGGCGTGGACCGCCTGCTGGCCAGTGTGGGACGGGCAGCCGACATGCCCCTGGCCGTGCTGGACACAGAGGGGCGGGTACTGCATCGCTGGGGGGACTTTCCCGCACAGCTGCCCCCGGATGCCCGCTTCCGGCAGCCTGCCGACATGCAGAGCCTGCGGCAGGACCAGGGCGAACTGCTGCTCACCACGGTTTTTGACCGCAGCGGCAACGCGGCCGGCCATATCGGCGTCTGGATTGCCGAGGAACGGCTGGACAGGGCACTGCACGACATCTTCTTCCGGCAGCTGCTGGTCCAGGGCGTGCTGCTCCTTGCCGGCACGCTGCTGCTGTGGCTCTGTCTGCGGGGGCAGCATGCCGGAAGCACCCGGCTGCGCAATCTCTGCCTTGGCATTTTTCTGCTGCTCATGCTGGGCAACGGCGCTCTGGCCCTGTACACCACCAGCAGCCAGTATACCCGGGGGCTGCGGCAGGATGCCGCCCATACGGGCAGCATCCTGACCGAAGACCTCAACCGTCTGCTGCTGGTGGGGGTATCTCTGGACAGCACCTCCCGGCTCAATGCCTATCTTGCCCGCGTGGCCGGCGCCCATGCCGACAGCATGGTGCTGGAAATTCTCGATCCGCAGGGGACGGTCTATGCCTCAAGCCATGGCGCCCCGCGCCGCATGCCGGCGGTACTGTCCGACGGCCAGGAATTTTCCCTGCTGGGGCTGACGTCGGGCCTGTCCCTGTCCGGCGAGGCTCCCGTGCAGGGCTGGAAGCTGCGCGTGTCCCTGGTACGCGAACCCTGGCTGGAACGCCTGGTGAGCACCGGTCTGGACATTCTTACCCTGGTGGTCATTGCCCTTATCTTCATGGTGGAAATGTTCCTGCTGCTCTCCCGCAGTCTGGAGGCCCGCCTGCACGGCACGCTGCACAGCCATGCCCATCGCAGCGCCCTGTTCCGTCCGCTCATGTTCGTCTTTGTGCTGGCCATGGACATGACCATTTCCTTCATCCCCCTGCGCATGGCGGAACTCACGCCTGACGGCGCGCTCTCACGGGATGTGCTGCTGGGGCTGCCCATCTCAGCCGAAATGGGCATGACGGGCCTCAGCGTCCTCATTGCCGGCACCTGGATGAAACGCCGGGGCGCGCGCCCGCCGCTTGTAGCCGGCATCCTGTGCATGGCGCTGGGCTATCTGGCCTCCATGCTGGCGTGGAATCCCTGGCTGTTCGTCGGTGCCCGCGCCCTGGTGGGCCTGGGCTACGGTCTTTCCCTGCTCACGGCCCAGGCCTATACGGTACGGGATGGCAGACTGGCGGACATGTTTGCCGGGGTCTATGCCGGTTCCCTGTGCGGCAGCGCACTGGGCGCCATGCTGGCGGAGCGCCTGGGCTACGGCCCGGTTTTTGCCCTGTCCGCCCTCATTCTGGCCTGTCTGATCGTGGTGCCCTTCCGTCTGCTGCGTCCCTCTGGCGAACAGGAACAGACCGCTCCTGATCCCGAACCGTCCCGGCTCTCGCTGGCGCAGCTCCGCCGCCTGCTGTCCGACCGCCGTCTGCTGGCCTTCATCCTGCTGGCGCTGCTGCCGTCCGCGCTGCTGTGCGTGGGCTTTCTCAACTACTTCCTGCCGGTCTTTCTCAAGCAGGCGCAGGTTTCCCAGTCCAATATCGGGCGCGTCTACATGCTCAACTGTCTTGTTGTCATCTACAGCGGCCCGCTGTTTGCCGGTCTGGTGTCCCGAAGCCGGCACAAGGACAGGCTGCTGTTCTGGGCCGGCGCCCTTTCCGCCCTGTCCGTGGCCTGCTTCACGCTGCTGCCGCCGCTGCCGGCCTCTGTCTGCGGGTCCGTCCTGCTGGGACTGGCCACCGGGCTGAATATTCCTGCCCAGAGCGAATTTCTGCTGGAGCTGGAAATCGCCCGGGCCATCGGCGTGGATCAGACCATGAGCCTGCTGGATGCCCTGCAACGGGTGGGGCAGGTCATCGGCCCGGTCTGTGTGGGCGGCGTGCTCACTGTCATGAGCGTGGACAGTGCCGCCCGCTGGGCCGGCCTGAGCCTGCTGGGCATTTCGCTGCTCTTTCTGCTGCTGGCCCGCCCGTCCGTGCGGCATGACGCGGGGCAGGCATGAGTACGGCCCGTCAATGGCTGCGCAGCCTGCTGCCGGATGCCCTGCGGCATTTCGAGCAGGCGGCTTCCCTTTCCCTGGCCGACTACGCAGCGGGATTGACCGCGCCTGCGGGTCTGCCCCGCCCGCCCCAGGACGGCAATGATCTGCTGGACCTGGCCGTGGACGCCTGC harbors:
- a CDS encoding sigma-54 dependent transcriptional regulator produces the protein MNENASRIFATLIRLCDDLAWGRPADEDALFSLTRNGSSTPELERLAEAFGMMLVKVEARELHRAELLEKVDQLTQELEHQRLRQHEENQRLVEHLQREYNVRRIIGRCPAMREVVTQALAIARRPINTLILGPSGTGKEIFAKTIHYHSPRRNARFVAVNCTAIPDSLFESEMFGIEKGVATGVSARRGLVEEASGGTLFLDELADMSLPNQAKLLRVLEEREVLRVGSTRPVPVDIKIIAATNVNLKQAVDEGRFRQDLYYRLNVAELTLPPLRERGDDILLLARHLLAQHARSMEREALTLAPATQQCLLAYDWPGNVRELGNEMERAAALTVDSVIRPSDLSPKLLAALAGGGSISVAAPSPAVAAAPEASPPSFNLEQAEYRLIGQALEACRGNKSRAAELLGITREGLRKKLQRRERTPIHEGRNNA
- a CDS encoding SpoIIE family protein phosphatase: MNASLRLRLALLVLASIALSVALVLYLTWQRVGDAMVAMEEKNFATLLLVEEERLNTASLTYLASKVRNVLLRKGQLRDASARVQALVQALHTPAAGKNASRQPQELLDRMDAASLELADSIDSIRMEILPTRRLLAGETSRLGLTAELRDAKQRPMRQIFGRLPAYGDFAVLDLPRLVATAGKTEPARTAPYRPVLAYFLPLDDGPRPAGQLPQSVLVSMIPLDDLEKMDAQAREALLQRTREKFRDMQLYDGGAIALLDADGTLLASGGTGTLPPGLAAARAEAGRTGMSRVILPSAQGEMLCLLGSIRTFDWQLVMVAPLSEITRPSDTLLMLLLGICLPIVLLAALLALYMLIRTLRPLQLLTRKTRELAEVDFSAPDALDRLEPLVSEGLPLDRRDELGQLARAYARMGGALAVNIRRLMETTATKERMEGELSAAREIQMGILPPPDGAPEVCGFRASAFLDPAKEVGGDLYDFFTTRDGRRALVLGDVSGKGVPAALFMSMTVTLVRYALDSGLDPAAALSRVNAMLEAHNPGNMFVTLFLALYTPETGELCYANGGHCPPCIVDGASGKPPRVLDKLSGPLVGVMPDMTYTLFTDRLDEHETCLIFTDGVTEAMNSQKELFGEARLMDVLARHRNASPRELLACVFAEIVRFRGSEPQSDDITMLAFCRSGQEAARPGACPPSQEIAVS
- a CDS encoding MFS transporter, whose protein sequence is MNHSSLPLGRIVAGWLAILLASLLLYDALLYSSLRSETRHNAVASASVAAASLKSRMTMGVRFGKKLETYRGVDRLLASVGRAADMPLAVLDTEGRVLHRWGDFPAQLPPDARFRQPADMQSLRQDQGELLLTTVFDRSGNAAGHIGVWIAEERLDRALHDIFFRQLLVQGVLLLAGTLLLWLCLRGQHAGSTRLRNLCLGIFLLLMLGNGALALYTTSSQYTRGLRQDAAHTGSILTEDLNRLLLVGVSLDSTSRLNAYLARVAGAHADSMVLEILDPQGTVYASSHGAPRRMPAVLSDGQEFSLLGLTSGLSLSGEAPVQGWKLRVSLVREPWLERLVSTGLDILTLVVIALIFMVEMFLLLSRSLEARLHGTLHSHAHRSALFRPLMFVFVLAMDMTISFIPLRMAELTPDGALSRDVLLGLPISAEMGMTGLSVLIAGTWMKRRGARPPLVAGILCMALGYLASMLAWNPWLFVGARALVGLGYGLSLLTAQAYTVRDGRLADMFAGVYAGSLCGSALGAMLAERLGYGPVFALSALILACLIVVPFRLLRPSGEQEQTAPDPEPSRLSLAQLRRLLSDRRLLAFILLALLPSALLCVGFLNYFLPVFLKQAQVSQSNIGRVYMLNCLVVIYSGPLFAGLVSRSRHKDRLLFWAGALSALSVACFTLLPPLPASVCGSVLLGLATGLNIPAQSEFLLELEIARAIGVDQTMSLLDALQRVGQVIGPVCVGGVLTVMSVDSAARWAGLSLLGISLLFLLLARPSVRHDAGQA